A genomic segment from Gossypium hirsutum isolate 1008001.06 chromosome D04, Gossypium_hirsutum_v2.1, whole genome shotgun sequence encodes:
- the LOC107898157 gene encoding glutamic acid-rich protein-like yields MDRSQNLFYAYTRAYNNSIIAALRQLSPTPLPEFLVFPSIIREYEPSSEKDDQGDRDKLVESRPIVHISDDEKEDDSKDIEEYIQRINSLVESDFIASQKVPVGEEEVCVEVVNEKADKENTETKAVEKESVENIVNASEFVDATNDNLERDGARPIKATELTPPKQEAADDARVAPKTEKRSEDRTKPKEKKRKRFKDKKIKKEEKKRKKKKHRAATLMAKEN; encoded by the exons ATGGACAGATCACAAAATTTGTTCTACGCTTATACCAGGGCCTATAACAACTCTATTATAGCCGCATTACGTCAGTTAAGCCCAACCCCACTCCCAGAATTTCTAGTGTTCCCATCAATCATCCGAGAATATGAACCCTCCTCCGAGAAAGATGACCAAGGGGACCGAGACAAATTGGTGGAATCCCGTCCCATTGTACACATCTCTGATGATGAGAAAGAAGATGACTCAAAGGACATTGAGGAGTACATACAAAGAATTAATAGCCTGGTCGAGAGTGACTTCATTGCTAGTCAAAAGGTACCTGTTGGAGAGGAGGAAGTCTGTGTTGAAGTTGTGAACGAAAAGGCTGATAAAGAAAATACTGAGACAAAAGCTGTTGAAAAAGAATCTGTTGAGAACATTGTCAATGCATCAGAGTTTGTGGATGCAACTAATGATAATCTGGAGCGAGATGGAGCTAGACCGATAAAAGCTACAGAG TTGACCCCTCCTAAACAAGAAGCAGCCGATGATGCCAGGGTTGCGCCAAAAACTGAAAAGCGATCTGAGGACCGTACgaagcccaaagaaaagaagCGAAAGCGCTTCAAAGACAAAAAGATCAAGAAGGAAgagaaaaagaggaagaagaagaaacatcGTGCAGCTACATTGATGGCCAAGGaaaactga
- the LOC107899201 gene encoding 40S ribosomal protein S5: MATAIVAPATASLQDPTKSHPDVKLFNRWSFEEVQVSDISLSDYIGVQPSKHATYVPHTAGRYSVKRFRKAQCPIVERLTNSLMMHGRNNGKKLMAVRIVKHAMEIIYLLTDQNPIQVIVDAIINSGPREDATRIGSAGVVRRQAVDISPLR, encoded by the exons ATGGCGACAGCCATTGTAGCCCCTGCCACCGCCTCACTGCAAGATCCAACCAAGTCTCACCCTGACGTCAAGCTCTTTAATCGCTGGAGCTTCGAGGAAGTTCaa gtTTCTGATATCTCTTTGAGTGACTACATTGGTGTTCAACCTTCCAAACATGCAACCTATGTGCCACACACTGCTGGGAGGTACTCAGTTAAGCGTTTTAGAAAGGCTCAGTGCCCCATTGTTGAGAGGCTTACAAACTCATTGATGATGCATGGCCGAAACAATGGAAAGAAACTTATGGCAGTCAGGATTGTGAAGCATGCTATGGAAATTATTTATCTCCTGACTGATCAGAACCCAATTCAAGTCATTGTTGATGCCATTATCAACAG TGGACCTCGTGAAGATGCTACTCGTATTGGTTCTGCTGGTGTTGTGAGGCGCCAGGCTGTTGATATTTCTCCTCTTCGTTGA